From the Lathyrus oleraceus cultivar Zhongwan6 chromosome 4, CAAS_Psat_ZW6_1.0, whole genome shotgun sequence genome, one window contains:
- the LOC127075592 gene encoding unknown seed protein USP, whose translation MEFKKLYVLALFLCVLLKTNGSKSGEEYWKSVWPNTHIPKAISDLLLSDRGTNMPMKSQEQNKYRTIFFEHDLYPGNTMNLGIQKHSDIQPLKSSTHVPIKKESQTFRTRKWLGQTPEKENQPFESTIRSDNATEIETDRTTLPFGICVWYKKEIDRTNHPFEFNVCDKKETEKQNQPFGISVWWYKTSDEKEAHIIDNYCGSPSSMGEDKHCVSSLESMMDFAISKLGKNIKVMSSSFAQNQDKYVVEEVKKIGDKAVMCHKLNFKNDVFYCHVINATTTYMVPLVASDGTKAKALTICHRDMRGMNSDVLYDILNVNPGTVSACHFIGNKVIAWVPDVSETDDHPCVI comes from the exons ATGGAGTTTAAAAAGCTATATGTTTTAGCTCTCTTTTTG TGCGTTCTCTTGAAAACAAATGGATCTAAATCAGGAGAAGAATATTGGAAATCTGTTTGGCCGAACACTCATATACCCAAGGCAATTTCAGATTTGTTGTTGTCAG ATAGAGGAACCAATATGCCTATGAAAAGTCAAGAACAGAATAAATATAGGACTATCTTTTTTGAACATGACCTATATCCTGGGAACACAATGAACTTAGGTATCCAGAAACATTCAGATATCCAACCATTAAAGTCATCAACACATGTACCTATTAAAAAAGAAAGCCAGACTTTTAGGACTCGCAAATGGCTTGGACAAACACCTGAAAAAGAAAATCAACCTTTTGAATCAACCATAAGGAGCGACAATGCAACCGAAATAGAAACCGATAGAACAACCCTACCTTTTGGAATATGTGTGTGGTATAAAAAAGAAATTGATAGAACAAATCATCCTTTTGAATTTAATGTGTGTGATAAAAAAGAAACTGAAAAACAAAATCAACCTTTTGGAATCAGTGTGTGGTGGTATAAAACATCAGATGAAAAAGAGGCTCACATTATTGACAACTATTGTGGATCCCCATCATCAATGGGGGAAGATAAACATTGTGTCTCGTCACTAGAATCAATGATGGATTTTGCCATTTCAAAACTTGGAAAGAATATCAAAGTGATGTCAAGTTCCTTTGCTCAAAATCAGGACAAATATGTAGTGGAGGAAGTAAAGAAAATTGGAGACAAAGCAGTGATGTGCCataaattgaattttaaaaatgATGTATTTTATTGTCACGTGATCAATGCAACAACAACTTACATGGTCCCATTGGTGGCCTCTGATGGAACTAAAGCGAAAGCACTAACTATTTGCCACCGTGACATGAGAGGTATGAATTCTGATGTGTTGTATGATATTCTCAATGTTAATCCAGGAACTGTCTCTGCTTGCCATTTTATTGGAAACAAGGTTATTGCTTGGGTACCAGATGTGAGTGAGACTGATGACCATCCTTGTGTCATTTAG
- the LOC127137658 gene encoding uncharacterized protein LOC127137658 codes for MDERGADKAKAEIALQARFNEKNKRSKGKFAARGKSNFQNFGSNDSQNLKHSTSEKGESSSKDSGHNNGFKKRDVSKVQCYKCRKFGHFANSCRGKSNENHNNEAKVAREEVDDEDTLLVMITEGSYGITDVPSSSYCSNNLQDNSCTVPENSEKMHSDRNALVTVRDGVQGRDEWYLNFGCSTHMTGRKVWFVQINQAAKSKVKFADDTNLSAEGVGDVLIEKRNGGHSRIKDFLYIPGIKCNLLSIGQLLERGYTIRLEDKILRVLDSNSVLILKAPMAANKTFKVELKVNEHRCLATSASRDGNGAATH; via the coding sequence ATGGATGAGAGAGGCGCCGACAAAGCCAAAGCGGAGATTGCTTTGCAAGCGCGTTTCAATGAGAAGAATAAGAGGTCGAAAGGAAAATTTGCGGCGAGAGGTAAATcaaattttcagaattttggtTCAAATGATTCGCAAAATTTAAAGCATTCGACGAGTGAAAAGGGTGAAAGTAGCTCCAAGGATAGTGGTCATAACAATGGTTTCAAGAAGCGTGATGTGAGTAAGGTGCAATGCTACAAGTGCAGAAAGTTTGGACACTTTGCAAATTCGTGTCGTGGTAAATCGAATGAGAATCACAATAATGAAGCCAAGGTTGCTAGGGAAGAGGTAGATGATGAGGACACACTTCTAGTAATGATCACGGAGGGGAGTTATGGCATTACAGATGTTCCGAGTAGCAGCTACTGTAGTAACAATTTGCAGGACAACAGCTGTACCGTTCCGGAAAATAGCGAGAAAATGCATTCGGATCGAAATGCATTGGTTACCGTTCGTGATGGAGTCCAAGGGAGAGATGAGTGGTACTTGAATTTCGGTTGTTCAACACATATGACGGGTCGAAAAGTTTGGTTTGTGCAAATCAATCAAGCGGCAAAAAGTAAAGTCAAATTTGCCGACGACACCAATTTAAGTGCCGAAGGGGTAGGAGATGTTTTGATCGAAAAAAGGAATGGTGGACATTCGAGGATCAAAGATTTCTTGTATATACCAGGAATTAAGTGTAATCTTTTAAGTATTGGCCAATTACTTGAAAGAGGATACACAATTCGGTTGGAGGACAAGATTTTACGCGTTTTGGATTCAAACAGTGTGTTGATTCTAAAAGCGCCGATGGCTGCTAACAAAACTTTTAAGGTTGAGTTAAAGGTTAACGAGCATCGTTGTCTAGCTACCTCCGCAAGTAGAGATGGTAACGGGGCTGCCACACATTAG